From the Caballeronia sp. NK8 genome, one window contains:
- a CDS encoding ABC transporter ATP-binding protein has protein sequence MSAPLLAIEDLRVRFGDTLAVDGVNLEIRAGERVALVGESGSGKSVTALSILRLVRDAEVTGSIRFAGDELLSKSEHAMRGLRGSDIAMIFQEPMTALNPLYTVGDQIGETIQLHDGTSPREARQRAIALLARTGITEPERRVDSYPHQLSGGQRQRVMIAMALACRPRLLLADEPTTALDVTIRAQIVDLLLELQRDEAEKRGMAVLLITHDLNLVRRFAERVAVMENGVLVETGATDDIFTSPQHPYTQRLLASKPKRTVLPVLPIAPVLLDAKDVSVDYPTRVPGLKGWFRSGRFKAVDDVTLTVRQGETLGIVGESGSGKSTLAMALLGLQRISNGAVQFQGRALGDFRGREKTVLRSNLQVVFQDPFSSLSPRQTVERIVGEGLALHRPELDAAARRAKVIAVLREVGMERSALERYPHEFSGGQRQRIAIARALVLEPSILILDEPTSALDVSIQTQVLALLASIQQKHNLGYVFISHDLQVIGAMAHRVAVMRNGLIVESGEVEKIFSNPSDEYTRKLLKAALDS, from the coding sequence GTGAGCGCGCCTTTGCTTGCTATCGAAGACCTGCGCGTGCGTTTCGGCGACACGCTCGCCGTCGACGGCGTGAATCTGGAGATCCGCGCGGGCGAGCGTGTCGCGCTCGTCGGCGAATCGGGCTCGGGCAAGAGCGTGACGGCGCTGTCGATCCTGCGGCTCGTGCGCGATGCCGAAGTGACCGGCTCGATCCGCTTCGCCGGCGACGAGTTGCTGTCGAAGAGCGAGCACGCGATGCGCGGCCTGCGCGGTTCCGATATCGCGATGATCTTCCAGGAGCCGATGACGGCGCTCAATCCGCTCTACACGGTCGGCGACCAGATCGGCGAGACGATTCAGCTCCACGACGGCACGAGCCCGCGCGAGGCGCGGCAGCGCGCGATCGCGCTGCTCGCGCGCACCGGCATCACCGAGCCGGAAAGGCGTGTCGACAGCTATCCGCATCAGCTTTCGGGCGGACAGCGCCAGCGCGTGATGATCGCGATGGCGCTCGCGTGCCGGCCGCGCCTGCTGCTCGCCGACGAGCCGACGACAGCGCTGGACGTGACGATCCGCGCGCAGATCGTCGATCTGCTGCTGGAGTTGCAGCGCGATGAGGCGGAAAAGCGCGGCATGGCCGTGCTGCTCATCACGCACGACCTGAATCTCGTGCGGCGCTTCGCCGAACGCGTCGCGGTGATGGAGAACGGCGTGCTCGTCGAAACCGGCGCCACCGACGATATTTTCACGTCGCCGCAGCATCCGTACACGCAGCGCCTGCTGGCAAGCAAGCCGAAGCGCACCGTGCTGCCCGTGCTGCCGATCGCGCCGGTGCTGCTCGACGCGAAGGACGTGTCCGTCGATTACCCGACGCGCGTGCCCGGGCTCAAAGGCTGGTTTCGAAGCGGCCGCTTCAAGGCCGTCGACGATGTGACACTGACGGTGCGCCAGGGCGAGACGCTCGGCATCGTCGGCGAGTCGGGCTCGGGGAAATCGACGCTCGCGATGGCGCTCCTCGGGTTGCAGCGCATTTCAAACGGCGCGGTGCAGTTTCAGGGCCGCGCGCTCGGCGATTTTCGCGGACGCGAAAAAACGGTGCTGCGCTCGAATCTGCAAGTGGTGTTTCAGGACCCGTTCAGCTCACTGTCGCCGCGGCAGACCGTCGAACGGATCGTCGGGGAAGGGCTTGCGCTGCATCGCCCGGAACTCGACGCGGCCGCGCGGCGCGCCAAGGTGATCGCGGTGCTGCGAGAGGTCGGCATGGAGCGCTCGGCGCTCGAACGCTACCCGCACGAGTTCTCGGGCGGACAACGGCAACGCATCGCGATCGCGCGTGCGCTCGTGCTGGAACCCAGCATCCTGATTCTCGACGAACCGACCAGCGCGCTCGATGTTTCCATTCAGACTCAAGTACTTGCGTTGCTGGCCAGCATTCAGCAGAAGCACAATCTCGGTTACGTTTTCATTAGCCACGACCTGCAGGTGATCGGGGCAATGGCGCATCGCGTCGCGGTGATGCGGAATGGTCTTATCGTCGAGTCCGGAGAAGTAGAGAAGATTTTTTCGAACCCGTCCGACGAATACACAAGAAAGCTTCTGAAAGCAGCCCTGGATTCCTAA
- a CDS encoding ABC transporter permease produces MRSEASISPGRRVWLRFRRNRLGYWSLIVFVAAFVISLAGPLWSNDKPLVVRYQGHVYFPLVKTYAETTFGGDFPTPADYLDPFVRDRFSAPGNFAIYPPNHYYYDTLNYFSKGSNPAPPSRENWLGTDDRGRDVFARLLYGFRVSVLFALVLTAIGTVLGVVAGAFQGYFGGRIDITGQRLIEIWSALPELYLLIIFASIFEPSLILLIILLSLFGWIGLSDYVRAEFLRNRTQDYVRAARAMGLSNWQIIWRHVLPNSLTPVITFLPFRMSGAILALTSLDFLGLGVPSPTPSLGELLAQGKANLDAWWISLSTFGVLVATLLLLTFMGDALRNALDTRIADAVKAGGGQ; encoded by the coding sequence TTGCGCAGCGAGGCATCGATCTCGCCGGGGCGGCGCGTGTGGCTGCGCTTCAGGCGCAATCGCCTCGGCTACTGGAGCCTCATCGTGTTCGTCGCGGCGTTCGTCATCAGTCTCGCGGGACCGCTGTGGTCGAACGACAAGCCGCTCGTCGTGCGCTATCAGGGGCATGTCTATTTCCCGCTCGTGAAGACCTACGCGGAAACGACCTTCGGCGGCGATTTCCCGACGCCCGCCGATTATCTCGATCCGTTCGTGCGCGACCGTTTCAGCGCGCCCGGCAACTTCGCGATCTATCCGCCGAATCACTATTACTACGACACGCTCAACTACTTCTCGAAAGGCTCGAACCCGGCGCCGCCTTCGCGCGAGAACTGGCTCGGCACCGACGACCGCGGCCGCGACGTGTTCGCGCGGCTCCTGTACGGCTTTCGCGTGTCGGTGCTGTTCGCGCTCGTGCTGACGGCGATCGGCACGGTGCTCGGCGTCGTCGCGGGCGCGTTTCAGGGCTACTTCGGCGGCAGGATCGATATCACCGGGCAGCGGCTGATCGAAATATGGAGCGCGCTGCCGGAGCTTTATCTGCTCATCATCTTCGCGTCGATCTTCGAGCCGAGCCTGATCCTGCTGATCATCCTGCTGTCGCTGTTCGGCTGGATCGGTCTGTCGGACTATGTGCGCGCGGAGTTTCTGCGCAATCGCACGCAGGACTACGTGCGCGCGGCGCGCGCGATGGGCCTTTCGAACTGGCAGATCATCTGGCGGCACGTGCTGCCCAATAGCCTGACGCCGGTCATCACCTTCCTGCCGTTTCGCATGAGCGGCGCGATTCTCGCGCTGACGAGCCTCGATTTTCTCGGCCTGGGCGTGCCGTCGCCGACGCCGTCGCTCGGCGAACTGCTCGCGCAGGGCAAGGCCAATCTCGACGCGTGGTGGATCTCGCTGTCGACTTTCGGCGTGCTGGTCGCCACGCTGCTGTTGCTGACCTTCATGGGCGACGCCTTGCGCAACGCGCTCGATACGCGCATCGCCGATGCGGTGAAAGCGGGAGGCGGGCAGTGA
- a CDS encoding microcin C ABC transporter permease YejB, which translates to MWSYILKRILLMIPTLIGVLTLTFVVIQFVPGGPVEQAVHDLRRGQTEGGGGFGLRTHTGVDAQQVEQLKKLYGFDKPPLERYVLMLGKFARFDLGESYFRHQSVWSLIVSKLPVSISIGLWTFFITYLISVPLGIAKAVRNGSRFDVATSLVVLVGFAIPGFVLGVLLLVLFGGGSFWQLFPLRNLTSDNWATLSLGGKILDYLWHITLPVVASVVGSFAIVTMLTKNAFLDEIRKQYVLTARAKGLSERRVLWKHVFRNALLPLIVGFPAAFIGAFFTGSLLIETLFSLDGLGLLSYESVVRRDYPVVLGTLYLFTLIGLATKLISDLCYVWVDPRIQFEQLER; encoded by the coding sequence ATGTGGAGTTACATCCTTAAACGGATTCTCTTGATGATCCCGACGCTCATCGGCGTATTGACGCTCACGTTCGTCGTGATCCAGTTCGTGCCGGGCGGTCCGGTCGAGCAGGCGGTGCACGATCTGCGGCGCGGCCAGACGGAAGGCGGCGGCGGGTTCGGCCTGCGCACGCACACGGGTGTCGACGCGCAACAGGTCGAGCAGCTCAAGAAGCTCTATGGCTTCGACAAGCCGCCGCTCGAACGCTACGTCCTGATGCTCGGCAAGTTCGCGCGCTTCGATCTCGGCGAAAGCTACTTCAGGCATCAGAGCGTGTGGTCGCTGATCGTGTCGAAGCTGCCGGTGTCGATCAGCATCGGCTTGTGGACCTTCTTCATCACGTATCTGATATCGGTGCCGCTCGGCATCGCGAAGGCGGTCAGGAACGGCTCGAGGTTCGATGTCGCGACGAGTCTCGTCGTGCTCGTCGGCTTCGCGATTCCGGGCTTCGTGCTGGGCGTGCTGCTGCTCGTGCTGTTCGGCGGCGGAAGCTTCTGGCAACTGTTCCCGCTGCGCAATCTCACCTCCGACAACTGGGCCACACTTTCGCTCGGCGGCAAGATCCTCGACTATCTGTGGCACATCACCTTGCCGGTGGTGGCGTCGGTGGTCGGCAGCTTCGCCATCGTCACGATGCTGACGAAGAACGCGTTTCTCGACGAAATTCGCAAGCAATACGTGCTGACCGCGCGCGCCAAGGGCCTGAGCGAGCGGCGCGTGCTGTGGAAACACGTGTTCCGCAATGCGCTCCTGCCGCTGATCGTGGGTTTTCCGGCGGCGTTCATCGGCGCGTTCTTCACGGGCAGCCTGCTGATCGAGACGCTGTTTTCGCTCGACGGCCTTGGCCTGCTTTCGTACGAATCCGTCGTGCGACGCGATTACCCGGTCGTGCTCGGCACGCTGTATCTCTTCACGCTGATCGGCCTCGCGACCAAGCTCATCTCGGATCTCTGCTACGTCTGGGTCGATCCGCGCATTCAATTCGAACAACTGGAGCGCTGA
- a CDS encoding extracellular solute-binding protein produces MTTRTTIRSSGASCRFIALALAGSIAWLASPAYAVHAIAQYGEPKYPADFRHFDYVNPDAPRDGTLVLANPNRLTSFDKFNPFTLRGNPAPGLSLMFESLTTGSSDEVATAYGLLADDISVAPDGMSTTFHINPKARFSNGDPVTAEDVKFSFETLKSPLAAPQFAVYFGQIARAVVVDPLTIRFEFKIATREMPLLAGGIPVFSRKWGMKPDGTRVPFDQIAFQKPIGSGPYLLDRFDNGRTISYRRNPDYWGAALPVRVGMYNFAHIDYKLYGDSTARLEAFKAGEYDVLVEYIARSWVRRDIGKRFDNGELIKREFPQHNGTGMQGFFMNTRKPLFKDVRVRQALDLALDFEWLNRQLFFNQYRRIDSFFVNTDLQAKGKPSDGELAILNPLKQELDPAVFGEMPRQPNTDAPGSLRANLIKARELLAQAGWTYRDGALRNAKGQPFAFEILDDTGGGASMEPVAAAFGRNLQKLGITMNFRTVDYALIQKRLDAFDFDMTSVRMPDVQVPGTEQVSRFGSKSADEQGSDNLAGVKSPAVDAILQKVISAQTREQLVDATHALDRVLMNGYYVVPHWYSATHRVAYRNTLAYPSTLPLYYGAEEWVISTWWAKSAPAAK; encoded by the coding sequence ATGACGACTCGCACGACGATCCGCTCATCCGGCGCCTCATGCAGATTCATCGCGCTTGCACTGGCCGGATCGATCGCGTGGCTCGCGAGCCCGGCTTACGCGGTCCACGCCATCGCGCAATATGGCGAACCCAAATACCCGGCGGATTTCAGGCACTTCGACTACGTCAATCCCGATGCGCCGCGTGACGGCACGCTCGTGCTCGCCAATCCGAACCGGCTGACGAGCTTCGACAAGTTCAATCCGTTCACGCTGCGCGGCAATCCGGCGCCGGGCCTTTCACTGATGTTCGAAAGCCTGACGACCGGCAGTTCCGACGAAGTAGCGACCGCTTACGGCCTGCTCGCCGACGATATCTCGGTCGCGCCCGACGGCATGTCGACGACCTTCCACATCAACCCGAAAGCACGCTTCTCCAATGGCGATCCGGTCACGGCCGAGGACGTGAAGTTCTCGTTCGAGACGCTCAAGAGTCCGCTGGCCGCGCCGCAGTTCGCGGTCTACTTCGGGCAGATCGCGCGCGCGGTCGTCGTCGATCCGCTCACGATCCGCTTCGAGTTCAAGATCGCGACGCGCGAAATGCCGCTGCTCGCGGGCGGCATTCCGGTGTTCTCGCGCAAGTGGGGCATGAAGCCGGACGGCACGCGCGTCCCGTTCGATCAGATCGCGTTTCAGAAGCCCATCGGCAGCGGGCCGTATCTGCTCGACCGGTTCGACAACGGCCGCACGATCTCGTACCGGCGCAATCCGGATTACTGGGGCGCGGCGCTGCCGGTGCGGGTCGGCATGTACAACTTCGCGCACATCGACTACAAGCTTTACGGCGACTCCACCGCGCGTCTCGAAGCCTTCAAGGCGGGCGAGTACGACGTGCTCGTCGAATACATTGCGCGAAGCTGGGTGCGGCGCGATATCGGCAAGCGCTTCGACAATGGCGAGCTCATCAAGCGCGAGTTTCCGCAGCACAACGGCACGGGCATGCAGGGCTTCTTCATGAACACGCGCAAGCCGCTTTTCAAGGACGTGCGCGTGCGTCAGGCGCTCGATCTCGCGCTCGATTTCGAATGGCTCAACCGGCAGTTGTTCTTCAATCAGTACCGGCGCATCGACAGCTTTTTCGTCAATACGGATCTGCAGGCGAAGGGCAAGCCAAGCGATGGCGAACTGGCAATCCTGAATCCGTTGAAGCAGGAACTCGATCCCGCCGTGTTCGGCGAGATGCCGCGTCAGCCGAATACCGACGCGCCCGGCTCGCTGCGCGCCAATCTCATCAAGGCGCGCGAACTACTCGCGCAGGCCGGCTGGACCTATCGCGACGGCGCGCTGCGCAACGCGAAAGGGCAGCCATTCGCATTCGAGATTCTCGACGACACCGGCGGCGGCGCGTCGATGGAGCCGGTCGCCGCCGCATTCGGGCGCAATCTGCAGAAGCTCGGCATCACGATGAACTTTCGCACCGTCGATTACGCGCTCATCCAGAAGCGTCTCGACGCGTTCGACTTCGACATGACGAGCGTGCGCATGCCCGACGTGCAGGTGCCGGGCACCGAGCAGGTTTCGCGCTTCGGCAGCAAGTCCGCCGACGAGCAGGGCTCGGACAATCTCGCGGGCGTGAAGTCGCCGGCCGTCGATGCGATCCTGCAGAAAGTGATCTCCGCGCAGACGCGCGAGCAACTGGTCGACGCGACGCACGCGCTCGATCGCGTGCTGATGAACGGCTACTATGTGGTGCCGCACTGGTACTCGGCGACGCATCGCGTGGCGTATCGCAATACGCTCGCGTACCCGTCGACATTGCCGCTGTATTACGGCGCCGAGGAATGGGTCATATCGACGTGGTGGGCGAAGTCCGCGCCCGCGGCGAAATAG
- the fabI gene encoding enoyl-ACP reductase FabI, with product MGFLAGKRILLTGLLSNRSIAYGIAAACKREGAELAFTYVGERFKERITEFATEFGSDMVYPCDVADDAQIDALFGSLKERWDSLDGLVHSIGFAPREAIAGDFLDGMTRENFRIAHDISAYSFPALAKAALPLLKDGSSLLTLSYLGAERALPNYNTMGLAKASLEASVRYMAASPSLGGKGVRVNAISAGPIKTLAASGIKGFGKILNFVEENAPLKRNVTIEQVGNVAAFLLSDLSGGVSAEVVHVDAGFHAVVGGMGGEAE from the coding sequence ATGGGCTTTCTCGCTGGAAAACGAATTCTGCTGACGGGCCTGCTGTCGAACCGCTCGATCGCTTACGGCATCGCCGCGGCCTGCAAGCGCGAAGGCGCGGAACTGGCGTTCACGTATGTCGGCGAACGCTTCAAGGAGCGCATCACCGAGTTCGCGACCGAGTTCGGCAGCGACATGGTCTATCCCTGCGACGTCGCCGACGACGCGCAGATCGACGCCCTCTTCGGCTCGCTCAAGGAACGCTGGGACTCGCTCGACGGCCTCGTGCATTCGATCGGCTTCGCACCGCGCGAGGCGATCGCGGGCGATTTCCTCGACGGCATGACGCGCGAGAACTTCCGCATCGCGCACGACATCTCAGCGTACAGCTTCCCCGCGCTCGCCAAGGCCGCGCTGCCGTTGCTGAAAGATGGCTCGTCGCTGCTGACGCTCTCCTACCTCGGCGCCGAGCGCGCGCTGCCGAACTACAACACGATGGGTCTCGCGAAAGCATCGCTCGAAGCCAGCGTGCGCTACATGGCAGCGTCGCCGTCGCTCGGCGGCAAGGGCGTGCGCGTCAACGCCATTTCGGCCGGCCCGATCAAGACGCTCGCGGCGAGCGGCATCAAGGGCTTCGGCAAGATCCTGAACTTCGTCGAAGAAAACGCGCCGCTCAAGCGCAACGTGACGATCGAGCAAGTGGGCAATGTGGCCGCGTTCCTGCTCTCGGATCTGTCGGGCGGTGTGAGCGCCGAAGTCGTTCACGTCGATGCCGGCTTCCACGCGGTCGTCGGCGGCATGGGCGGCGAGGCGGAATAA
- a CDS encoding MFS transporter, with product MPTILDRRISATRAAKTPLNRSQITGFWGAWAGWTLDGMDSFIYALVLAPALTELLPRSGYAATPANVGLAGSILFALFLVGWGLSFIWGPLADRFGRTKVLAATIFTFAIFTGLAATAHTVWELGIYRFFAGVGIGGEWALAGTYVAEAWPEDRRKMGAGYLQTGYYAGFFLAAALNYTIGAAFGWRAMFLVGLFPVVVSIMVLLRVKETDKWERAEAVQPHVRHESSLKAIFNAQHRKRTIVAAVLLTVAIIGLWAGAVYEPSAVIQLATKAGMDKHDAARMASIATGLLSIGTIVGCLALPPMAEKIGRKKTLAVYFVGMAVSIALAFGWAFYLPNGLVPFIALLVVLGFFGGNFALFSLWLPEQFETRVRATAFAFCTSVGRFFGAIVNFGIGAMVLNMKTLGVPIALTAIAFLVGLAVIPFAPETRGQELPN from the coding sequence ATGCCGACAATCCTGGATCGACGCATCAGCGCCACGCGCGCCGCGAAGACGCCGCTCAACCGGTCGCAGATCACCGGTTTCTGGGGCGCGTGGGCCGGCTGGACGCTCGATGGAATGGATTCTTTCATTTATGCGCTCGTGCTCGCGCCGGCGCTCACGGAACTGCTGCCGCGCTCCGGCTACGCGGCGACGCCGGCCAACGTCGGCCTGGCAGGGTCGATCCTGTTCGCGCTCTTTCTGGTGGGGTGGGGACTGTCGTTCATATGGGGGCCGCTCGCGGATCGCTTCGGGCGCACCAAGGTGCTCGCTGCGACCATCTTCACATTCGCGATTTTCACGGGCCTCGCCGCCACCGCGCATACGGTGTGGGAACTCGGCATCTATCGCTTCTTCGCGGGCGTGGGAATCGGCGGTGAATGGGCGCTTGCCGGAACCTATGTCGCCGAAGCGTGGCCGGAAGATCGTCGAAAGATGGGCGCGGGCTATCTGCAAACCGGCTATTACGCGGGCTTCTTCCTCGCTGCCGCACTGAACTACACCATCGGCGCGGCGTTCGGCTGGCGCGCGATGTTCCTCGTCGGCCTGTTCCCGGTCGTCGTGTCGATCATGGTGCTCCTGCGCGTGAAGGAAACCGACAAATGGGAGCGCGCCGAAGCCGTTCAGCCGCACGTCAGACACGAGAGTTCGCTCAAGGCGATCTTCAACGCGCAGCATCGCAAGCGCACGATCGTCGCGGCGGTGCTGCTGACGGTGGCGATCATCGGCTTGTGGGCGGGGGCGGTGTATGAGCCGTCGGCGGTGATCCAGCTCGCGACGAAGGCGGGCATGGACAAGCACGACGCGGCGCGCATGGCGTCGATCGCGACCGGGCTGCTGTCGATCGGCACGATCGTCGGCTGTCTCGCGCTGCCGCCGATGGCGGAGAAGATCGGCCGCAAAAAGACGCTCGCGGTGTATTTCGTCGGCATGGCGGTGTCGATCGCGCTCGCGTTCGGCTGGGCGTTCTATCTGCCGAACGGGCTCGTGCCGTTCATCGCGCTGCTCGTCGTGCTGGGCTTTTTCGGCGGCAACTTCGCGCTTTTTTCGCTGTGGCTGCCCGAGCAGTTCGAAACGCGCGTGCGGGCGACCGCGTTCGCGTTCTGCACGTCGGTGGGGCGTTTTTTCGGCGCGATCGTCAACTTCGGCATCGGCGCGATGGTGCTCAACATGAAGACGCTCGGCGTGCCGATCGCGCTCACTGCGATTGCGTTTCTCGTGGGTCTCGCGGTGATTCCGTTCGCGCCGGAAACACGCGGGCAGGAACTGCCGAACTGA
- a CDS encoding GntR family transcriptional regulator has protein sequence MSTDLSARSQHPASFRDAQFEPRQSTSRFIADALRNAIVEGSLLPGEPLRQDAIARQFSVSAIPVREAFRQLDSEGWVTIEPNRGAAVSLQSADEAREIYEIRASLESLAIGIAIDHHTPATLAEVKRLLEAAQNEPDPALYVVRNEQFHMSLYAPADRPRLMELIGQMHRRGERYLRLKLGLPIHKDASDAEHRAIFDALVARDIEQAQTLVARHLLATGELIHRFLADAQSLAQMSHVKKKRRASSRTTSPKADR, from the coding sequence ATGTCGACAGATCTCTCAGCCCGATCGCAGCATCCGGCATCATTTCGCGACGCGCAGTTCGAGCCGCGCCAGAGCACGTCGCGCTTCATCGCGGACGCGCTGCGCAACGCGATCGTCGAAGGCTCGCTGCTGCCGGGCGAGCCATTGCGACAGGACGCCATCGCGCGACAGTTTTCCGTCAGCGCGATCCCGGTGCGCGAGGCGTTTCGCCAGCTCGACAGTGAAGGCTGGGTGACGATCGAGCCGAATCGCGGCGCGGCCGTCAGCTTGCAATCCGCCGACGAGGCGCGCGAGATCTACGAGATTCGCGCATCGCTGGAAAGCCTGGCGATCGGCATCGCGATCGACCATCACACGCCCGCCACGCTCGCCGAAGTGAAGCGCCTGCTCGAGGCCGCACAAAACGAGCCTGATCCCGCGCTCTATGTGGTGCGCAACGAGCAGTTTCATATGAGCCTGTATGCGCCCGCGGACCGTCCGCGCCTGATGGAACTGATCGGCCAGATGCATCGGCGCGGCGAGCGCTATCTGCGTCTGAAGCTCGGGCTGCCCATCCACAAGGATGCGTCCGATGCCGAGCATCGCGCGATCTTCGATGCCCTCGTCGCGCGCGATATCGAACAGGCCCAAACACTCGTCGCGCGTCATCTGCTCGCGACGGGCGAACTGATTCACCGCTTTCTCGCCGATGCCCAGTCGCTCGCTCAAATGAGCCACGTCAAGAAGAAGCGCCGCGCATCGTCCCGAACGACTTCCCCAAAGGCTGACCGATGA
- the mdcA gene encoding malonate decarboxylase subunit alpha: MNSSTPPDALRATRNWNTRAQEKARRLKLIEPWLNGSVLDSARIVDALSALIVSGDRVALEGNNQKQADFLSRAFAKLDPERVHDIHLLISSISRPEHLALFEQGIAHKVDFAFAGPQSLRVAQLLEDGMLEIGAIYTYIELYARMFIDLTPQVALVCAVQADRHGNLYTGANTEDTPTIVEATAFRHGIVVAQVNEVVDELPRVDIPGSWVDVVVQADRPFAVEPLFTRDPRHIGELQILMAMMTIRGIYDRYGVTSLNHGIGFDTAAIELLLPTYGESLGLKGKICTNWALNPHPTLIPAIESGWVQSVHCFGSEVGMEDYIAARSDVFFTGRDGSLRSNRVFCQLAGQYGVDLFIGSTLQMDADANSSTVTLGRLAGFGGAPNMGHDPRGRRHSSEAWLKLLKDDGPNPKIARGHKLVVQTAETYKKGGEPTIVDALDAIAVGEKSGMPIAPVMIYGDDVTHVVTEEGIAYLHAAEGVDERRAALAAVAGVTPIGMRADPAKTAELRRRGIVAYPEDLGVRRGEAKRSLLAARSIDDLVAWSGGLYAPPARFRSW; this comes from the coding sequence ATGAACTCGTCCACACCTCCTGACGCGCTCCGCGCGACCCGCAACTGGAACACCCGGGCGCAGGAAAAAGCGCGGCGACTGAAGCTGATCGAACCGTGGCTGAACGGCTCGGTGCTCGACTCCGCGCGTATCGTCGATGCGTTGAGCGCGTTGATCGTCAGCGGCGACCGGGTTGCGCTCGAAGGCAACAACCAGAAGCAGGCCGACTTTCTCTCGCGCGCGTTCGCGAAGCTCGATCCAGAGCGCGTGCACGACATCCATCTGCTCATCTCGAGCATCAGTCGTCCGGAGCATCTCGCGCTGTTCGAGCAAGGCATCGCGCACAAGGTGGATTTCGCTTTCGCGGGGCCGCAGAGCCTGCGCGTCGCGCAACTGCTCGAAGACGGCATGCTGGAGATCGGCGCGATCTATACGTACATCGAACTGTATGCGCGCATGTTCATCGATCTCACGCCGCAGGTCGCGCTCGTGTGCGCGGTGCAGGCGGACCGGCACGGCAATCTGTACACCGGCGCGAACACCGAGGACACGCCGACCATCGTCGAAGCCACCGCGTTCCGTCATGGCATCGTGGTCGCGCAGGTGAACGAGGTCGTCGATGAACTGCCGCGCGTCGATATTCCCGGTTCGTGGGTCGATGTCGTCGTTCAGGCGGATCGCCCGTTCGCGGTTGAACCGCTCTTCACGCGCGATCCGCGTCACATCGGCGAGCTGCAGATTCTCATGGCGATGATGACGATCCGCGGCATTTATGACCGCTATGGCGTGACGTCGCTCAATCACGGCATCGGCTTCGACACGGCCGCGATCGAACTGCTGTTGCCAACGTATGGTGAATCGCTCGGGCTGAAGGGCAAGATCTGCACGAACTGGGCGCTCAATCCGCATCCGACGCTCATACCCGCGATCGAATCCGGCTGGGTGCAGAGCGTGCATTGCTTCGGCAGCGAAGTCGGCATGGAGGACTACATCGCGGCCCGCTCCGACGTGTTCTTCACCGGCCGCGACGGCAGCCTGCGCTCGAACCGCGTGTTCTGTCAGCTCGCGGGGCAATATGGCGTCGACCTGTTCATCGGCTCGACCTTGCAGATGGATGCCGACGCGAACTCGTCGACTGTCACGCTCGGGCGGCTCGCGGGCTTCGGCGGCGCGCCGAACATGGGACACGATCCGCGCGGCCGCCGGCATTCGAGCGAAGCGTGGCTCAAGCTGCTGAAGGACGACGGCCCGAACCCGAAGATCGCGCGCGGCCACAAGCTCGTCGTGCAGACCGCCGAGACGTACAAGAAAGGCGGCGAGCCGACCATCGTCGATGCGCTGGATGCGATCGCCGTCGGCGAAAAGAGCGGCATGCCGATCGCGCCGGTGATGATCTACGGCGACGACGTCACGCACGTCGTGACCGAGGAAGGCATCGCGTATCTGCATGCGGCCGAAGGCGTCGATGAGCGGCGCGCCGCGCTCGCGGCGGTCGCGGGCGTGACGCCGATCGGCATGCGCGCCGATCCGGCGAAGACGGCGGAACTGAGACGGCGCGGCATCGTCGCCTATCCGGAAGATCTCGGCGTGCGGCGCGGCGAAGCGAAGCGTTCCCTGCTCGCGGCGCGCAGCATCGACGATCTGGTCGCGTGGTCGGGCGGGCTCTATGCGCCGCCGGCGCGCTTCAGAAGCTGGTGA